A stretch of Aureispira sp. CCB-E DNA encodes these proteins:
- a CDS encoding two-component regulator propeller domain-containing protein, with product MTVHLIKIILLITLSNSFLACNRQGTSNSKQTETKVSKLGKLVSTLDHQIWTIFQDSKGNFWFGSNGNGIYHFNGKALTQITSTDGLVNNMIRGIQEDEKGNIYIETPEGVSQFDGTQFTTLKVIKSANSQWKLTPNDLWFNCNGNANNVYRYDGENLYELELPKQDIQKNLGIDETQISYSPYTVFGVNKDKSGNLWLGTVLAGAFRFDGHSFLWVGEKELSRLPDGREPGVRSILEDNDGHIWLSNFKSKYSIKPNLPKGYEQQTAVELSRETGRDKILYFNSGLADDKGHLWMTTYGGGVWKYDGKSLSNIEIKNGTKDVLLISIYQDNNGVIWLGTNNDGVYKQNGMTFEKFKPNL from the coding sequence ATGACAGTACATTTAATTAAAATAATCCTCCTAATTACTCTTTCAAATAGCTTTTTGGCTTGTAACAGGCAAGGGACATCTAACTCTAAACAAACTGAAACAAAGGTCTCGAAATTGGGTAAGTTAGTTTCAACACTAGATCATCAAATTTGGACCATATTTCAAGATAGTAAAGGAAATTTTTGGTTTGGAAGTAATGGAAACGGCATCTATCACTTCAACGGAAAAGCACTCACGCAGATTACCTCAACGGATGGATTAGTGAATAATATGATTCGTGGAATACAGGAAGATGAGAAAGGTAATATTTACATTGAAACGCCTGAAGGTGTAAGTCAATTTGATGGAACCCAATTTACAACTCTAAAGGTTATAAAATCAGCAAACAGCCAATGGAAACTCACTCCAAATGACTTGTGGTTCAATTGCAATGGAAATGCTAATAATGTTTATCGCTATGATGGTGAGAATCTTTATGAACTAGAACTCCCCAAGCAAGATATTCAAAAAAATCTTGGAATTGATGAGACCCAAATTTCGTATAGTCCATATACCGTTTTTGGAGTCAATAAAGATAAGAGTGGAAATCTTTGGTTGGGAACTGTACTAGCAGGTGCCTTTCGTTTTGATGGACATTCATTTCTGTGGGTTGGAGAAAAAGAACTCTCAAGACTCCCTGATGGGCGAGAACCAGGTGTTCGCTCTATTCTGGAGGATAATGATGGACATATTTGGTTGAGTAATTTTAAAAGCAAGTATAGCATCAAACCCAATTTACCCAAAGGCTATGAGCAACAAACAGCCGTAGAACTTTCTAGAGAAACTGGAAGGGATAAAATACTTTATTTCAATTCTGGACTTGCAGATGATAAAGGTCATTTATGGATGACAACCTATGGTGGCGGAGTTTGGAAATATGATGGGAAATCACTCTCCAATATTGAAATCAAAAATGGAACTAAAGATGTTCTCCTAATTTCTATTTATCAAGACAACAATGGAGTAATTTGGCTTGGGACAAACAATGATGGCGTATACAAACAAAATGGGATGACATTTGAAAAGTTTAAACCGAATCTATAA
- a CDS encoding type 1 glutamine amidotransferase domain-containing protein, translating into MKKVLFILTSHDELGDTGKKTGFWVEEFASPYYFLKDKGVEITLASPKGGQPPIDPKSKEPSAQTSATKRFNEDSQTQEALANTLKLETIDQKDYDAVFFPGGHGPLWDLAENKNSIALIEAFYNNNKPVAAVCHAPAVFKHTQNEAGEPLVKGKKVTGFSNSEEKAVELTEVVPFLVEEMLEKNGGQYSKKEDWKPYALEDGLLITGQNPASSELVAELLLAKLN; encoded by the coding sequence ATGAAAAAAGTATTATTCATTCTAACAAGTCACGATGAACTAGGGGATACAGGCAAAAAAACGGGTTTTTGGGTAGAGGAGTTTGCTAGCCCATACTACTTTTTGAAAGATAAGGGAGTAGAAATAACATTGGCTTCGCCAAAGGGAGGACAACCTCCAATTGACCCCAAAAGCAAAGAACCAAGTGCCCAAACTTCTGCTACCAAACGTTTTAATGAGGATTCTCAAACGCAAGAAGCATTGGCAAATACCTTGAAGCTAGAAACAATTGACCAAAAAGATTATGATGCTGTATTTTTTCCTGGAGGACATGGTCCATTGTGGGATTTGGCTGAAAACAAGAACTCAATTGCTTTGATTGAAGCATTTTATAATAATAATAAGCCAGTAGCAGCAGTTTGTCATGCTCCTGCTGTTTTTAAACATACACAGAACGAAGCAGGAGAACCACTAGTAAAAGGAAAAAAAGTAACAGGCTTTAGCAATTCAGAAGAAAAAGCAGTTGAATTGACAGAGGTAGTGCCTTTCTTAGTAGAGGAAATGCTAGAAAAAAATGGGGGGCAATATTCTAAAAAAGAAGATTGGAAACCTTATGCCTTAGAAGATGGCTTGCTCATTACAGGGCAAAATCCTGCTTCTTCAGAATTAGTAGCAGAGCTACTGTTGGCAAAGTTGAACTAA
- a CDS encoding T9SS-dependent choice-of-anchor J family protein: MKYIFSLLLLLSFSYAASSQCTYVIDLQDSFGDGWNGASLDVDINGTFFANYTLPNGSSSQVTFNANNLDVVTFTYNSGTFDGEVTYQISSSGAQLFADGPNPFVGLAFTHQCGGCDPAGNLTTTNITATTVDVGWTPAGGNPTNWIIEYGLTGFSPGTGTSITTATNPLPLTGLTPGSTYDFYVSSICSSGDTSLQTGPATFSTLCLPVTVFPFWEGFNSNSPTQNCWTVIDNNGDGDEWDMDYTFNPFEGDECAIIRTDFNNGNNDDYLISPQITLTGGERLRFKHRCNSTFEPNDFRVLVSTTGIAPADFTNVILVDTSSATAYEEVVLDLSAFTGNAFIAFHIPNGGLDGWILYIDDVMIEHPTINDAGVSALVQPIIPHSGGFTPVEVEVTNFGLDPLNSFTVEWEIAGVAQPSVAYTGASIAPGDNANVLLANLNLPSSALDLKFWTTMPNGQIDEAFTNDTLDLDLCSGLSGTYSVGHPTSDFPTITDAMSALMNCGVGGPVTMEFQPGTYTGPWTINKIPGTSAANTVTFDGLDASSAILTHDGLGFNRAATLLLDGAEYFTMKNFTIENTGANAAYGVLLTNNAQYNTIEENNIYVSTNAGLTNVVAVLASASYSSSTGVSTEGNNANWNTIQNNDIAGGVAGIILEGGERDSLNIGNKIIGNRIHDAEDYGIYVDEQDSLVVNGNKVYDITGSGSDAMMLFDISNYEVMGNEVTSNDYGIAIFGGFNDPCRNGVIVNNMVESNDEALYLRDARLIQVYHNNLSGNRTFFLDNHINIDIRNNIMVTSSGECFFTFDPVSLAAMDHNMYYISGSGNAVRFGTNTYTTLADWQAAPLGYDANSVSGNPGFVNGLHVTSALPVDAADPALSFPVTVDFDGEMRPMGPTPDIGADEHIVIANDAMAVGLLEPKGCGSLSADVIIQIANLGSNDLVSTPITVNVSGAATATFSFTQPLIVSGTTAQINVGALNTNAGGTFNFEIIVSSSVDSNPTNDTLLVSTTILPSNQVALTMTGDNIVCENRRGVVAATASYAPATILWYDAPTGGNLVHIGPTFTTAPLDSAVMYYAAIQGCNSPRAMATIDVDTNGINIDLGADQTICGGSAATITPTITVSTATSLIWSDGSQSAFLNPTVAGQYWATVVNANGCTDTDTIDLTVSPIPTIAETITNVSCGGAADGAINLAVSGGTGPYTYEWSNTTTASNLTGVSGGTYNVTVTDNGTASNCAYVTSFQITEPAALSVNVNTTGVACNGNDGTVDITVQGGTPNYSYNWSTSATTEDLSNAPAGTHTVSITDANGCQITETATIAATTPINVTIDTIYAEIMAIAGGVDITATGGSGTFQYVWNTGATTEDISGLVAGTYDVTITDASTGCQQVVTGIVVPYQLPDFVNTIPALDLFKLYPNPTEGRVFVNLVLAETTDVQLSIMSITGQVLQSFEPQESLEQNYEIDMTDYPSGVYLARFVIDNKVITEKIIVE, from the coding sequence ATGAAATACATTTTCAGTTTACTTTTGTTGTTGAGTTTTTCTTATGCAGCATCAAGTCAGTGTACTTATGTGATTGATTTGCAAGATTCTTTTGGTGATGGGTGGAATGGTGCAAGCTTAGATGTGGACATTAATGGTACCTTCTTTGCTAATTACACCTTGCCCAACGGTTCTTCAAGTCAAGTCACTTTTAATGCTAACAATTTAGATGTGGTCACTTTCACCTACAATTCGGGGACGTTTGATGGTGAGGTTACCTATCAAATTTCGAGTAGTGGTGCACAATTGTTTGCAGATGGCCCCAACCCATTTGTAGGTCTTGCTTTCACACATCAGTGTGGTGGTTGCGACCCTGCTGGAAACCTGACAACGACCAATATCACAGCGACAACCGTAGATGTTGGATGGACACCCGCAGGAGGAAATCCTACCAATTGGATTATTGAGTATGGCTTGACTGGCTTCTCGCCAGGTACAGGAACCTCGATTACTACTGCAACCAATCCGTTGCCTTTAACAGGTCTTACACCAGGTTCTACTTATGATTTTTATGTATCTAGTATCTGTAGTTCAGGAGATACAAGTTTACAGACAGGACCTGCAACTTTTTCTACATTATGTTTGCCTGTTACTGTTTTTCCATTCTGGGAAGGATTTAATTCTAATTCACCAACACAAAATTGTTGGACAGTAATTGATAACAATGGAGATGGTGATGAATGGGATATGGATTACACCTTTAATCCTTTTGAGGGAGATGAGTGTGCTATAATCCGAACAGATTTTAATAATGGTAATAATGATGATTATTTAATATCTCCACAAATTACTTTGACAGGTGGAGAAAGGTTAAGATTTAAACATCGTTGTAACTCTACTTTCGAACCGAATGATTTTAGAGTTTTAGTATCAACAACTGGAATTGCACCAGCTGATTTTACCAATGTTATTTTAGTAGATACTTCCTCTGCTACTGCTTACGAAGAAGTTGTGCTTGATTTATCGGCATTTACTGGAAATGCTTTTATTGCATTCCATATTCCTAACGGAGGTTTGGATGGCTGGATTTTGTACATTGACGATGTTATGATCGAACATCCTACCATTAATGATGCTGGTGTGAGCGCATTGGTTCAACCTATTATTCCTCATTCAGGAGGTTTTACGCCTGTAGAAGTAGAGGTAACAAACTTTGGTCTTGATCCTTTGAATTCCTTTACCGTAGAGTGGGAAATAGCAGGTGTTGCACAGCCTTCTGTAGCTTATACAGGAGCTTCTATTGCACCAGGAGACAATGCTAATGTATTATTGGCAAATTTAAACTTGCCTTCTTCTGCATTAGATTTGAAGTTTTGGACAACCATGCCGAATGGTCAGATTGATGAGGCGTTTACAAATGATACCTTAGATCTTGATCTTTGCTCTGGATTATCGGGAACATATTCTGTTGGACATCCAACATCTGATTTCCCTACTATAACAGATGCTATGAGTGCATTGATGAATTGTGGAGTAGGAGGTCCTGTTACTATGGAATTCCAACCAGGAACGTATACTGGTCCATGGACTATTAATAAAATTCCAGGAACAAGTGCCGCCAACACGGTAACGTTTGATGGATTAGATGCTTCTAGTGCTATCTTGACACACGATGGATTAGGGTTTAATAGAGCAGCAACTCTTCTTTTGGATGGAGCAGAATATTTCACAATGAAAAACTTTACTATTGAGAATACTGGTGCCAATGCTGCATACGGTGTTTTATTGACCAACAATGCTCAATACAATACAATAGAAGAAAATAATATCTATGTATCTACAAATGCTGGGTTGACAAATGTAGTGGCTGTTTTGGCTTCTGCTAGTTACTCTAGTAGTACAGGTGTCTCAACAGAAGGAAATAATGCTAACTGGAATACCATCCAAAATAATGATATTGCTGGAGGGGTTGCAGGAATTATCCTAGAAGGAGGAGAGCGTGATTCGTTGAACATCGGAAATAAAATTATTGGAAATAGAATTCACGATGCGGAAGATTATGGAATTTATGTAGATGAGCAAGATAGTCTTGTTGTGAATGGAAACAAAGTATACGATATCACAGGTAGTGGTAGCGATGCAATGATGTTGTTTGATATTTCTAATTATGAGGTGATGGGAAATGAAGTAACCTCTAATGATTATGGTATTGCTATTTTTGGTGGTTTTAACGATCCTTGTAGAAATGGAGTTATTGTCAACAATATGGTAGAGTCAAATGACGAGGCACTTTACCTTAGAGATGCTCGATTGATACAAGTTTATCACAATAATTTGTCTGGTAATCGTACGTTCTTTTTGGATAATCATATCAATATTGATATACGTAATAATATCATGGTTACTTCTTCAGGAGAGTGTTTCTTTACATTTGACCCTGTAAGTTTAGCAGCAATGGACCATAATATGTATTATATCAGTGGTTCTGGAAATGCTGTTCGATTTGGTACCAATACCTATACTACCTTAGCAGATTGGCAAGCGGCACCATTGGGGTATGATGCTAATAGTGTTTCAGGAAACCCTGGTTTTGTAAATGGATTACACGTAACGAGTGCTTTGCCTGTTGATGCAGCCGACCCTGCATTGTCTTTCCCTGTTACTGTAGATTTTGATGGTGAAATGCGCCCAATGGGACCAACACCAGATATCGGAGCAGATGAGCATATTGTTATTGCTAATGATGCTATGGCGGTAGGTTTATTAGAACCTAAAGGCTGTGGTAGCTTGAGTGCAGATGTTATCATTCAAATTGCAAATTTAGGTTCTAACGACCTTGTTAGTACACCAATTACTGTAAATGTATCAGGAGCAGCAACGGCAACTTTTAGTTTTACACAACCACTAATTGTATCAGGAACGACAGCTCAAATAAATGTAGGAGCATTAAATACTAACGCAGGAGGTACATTTAACTTTGAAATTATTGTATCCTCTTCTGTAGATAGCAACCCAACAAACGATACATTGCTAGTTTCAACAACTATTTTACCAAGTAATCAAGTTGCCTTGACAATGACTGGAGACAATATCGTTTGTGAGAATAGAAGAGGTGTTGTTGCAGCAACAGCAAGTTATGCACCAGCTACTATTTTATGGTACGATGCTCCAACAGGTGGTAACCTAGTTCATATTGGACCAACCTTTACAACAGCACCATTGGATTCAGCAGTGATGTATTATGCAGCAATACAAGGGTGTAATTCTCCAAGAGCAATGGCAACAATTGATGTTGATACGAACGGAATTAACATTGATTTGGGAGCAGATCAAACTATTTGTGGAGGCTCTGCGGCTACCATTACACCAACAATCACGGTTTCAACAGCTACTTCTCTGATTTGGTCAGATGGTTCACAGTCAGCATTTTTGAATCCTACTGTGGCAGGACAATATTGGGCAACTGTAGTGAATGCGAATGGTTGTACAGATACTGATACAATTGATTTAACAGTATCTCCAATTCCAACTATCGCAGAGACAATAACGAATGTATCTTGTGGTGGTGCGGCAGATGGTGCGATCAATTTAGCCGTATCTGGTGGAACAGGTCCTTATACTTACGAGTGGAGTAATACGACAACTGCATCTAATTTGACGGGTGTTTCTGGAGGAACTTACAATGTAACAGTTACGGATAATGGAACGGCTTCTAACTGTGCTTACGTGACGAGCTTCCAAATAACAGAGCCAGCAGCTTTATCTGTAAATGTGAATACAACGGGTGTGGCTTGTAATGGAAATGACGGTACTGTAGATATTACTGTACAAGGAGGAACACCAAACTATAGTTACAATTGGTCTACTTCTGCGACTACGGAAGATTTGAGCAATGCCCCAGCAGGGACGCACACGGTGTCTATCACTGATGCGAACGGTTGTCAAATAACAGAAACCGCAACCATCGCAGCAACAACACCAATTAATGTTACCATAGATACGATTTATGCGGAAATTATGGCGATAGCAGGAGGAGTAGATATTACAGCAACTGGAGGTAGTGGTACTTTCCAATATGTATGGAATACAGGAGCAACAACAGAGGACATTAGTGGATTGGTAGCAGGAACATACGATGTGACGATAACAGATGCTAGCACAGGTTGTCAGCAAGTTGTAACAGGAATAGTAGTTCCTTATCAATTGCCTGATTTTGTCAATACAATTCCAGCATTGGATTTATTCAAATTGTATCCAAACCCAACAGAAGGGCGTGTATTTGTTAACTTAGTGTTGGCAGAAACAACAGATGTACAATTGAGTATCATGAGTATTACAGGTCAAGTATTACAATCCTTTGAGCCCCAAGAAAGTTTGGAGCAAAACTACGAGATTGACATGACGGATTATCCTTCAGGAGTGTACTTAGCAAGATTTGTGATAGACAACAAGGTTATTACAGAAAAGATTATAGTGGAATAA
- a CDS encoding PD40 domain-containing protein, whose translation MENRSNLFASLSCLTVVCLLLLPFVSLQAQNLKAYEKAADDAFAKKEYYNAMHYYDIVLRSKKTPGVYYKYAEACRLSYAYDVAEEAYKKVIDSKDKSRYPMVEYYYGVTLKHNAKYSEAKRAFKYFLDRYKKDNFYKAKAEQEMKSCDFAKKLVQQPIPESELEFTHLSEHVNTKYSDFGAHEIDSVLYYSSLRFDRKREKGEKKDKDLNKPLISKILTTPDHTKEKGKEQKDLNLPSEHSANSALSHDGNYLYFTRCSGKRSDSLRCEIYRSEKLADGKWSAPERLPNPINSNSSTTTHPNLAWDQTTQSEWLYFSSDRAGGQGGMDIWRVELKDDLSSSEPYNLGAVVNSIDAEVTPYFSTKENRLYFASRWHLGLGGYDIFSSDYNSNNEWSVPVNLGIPYNSAANDLYYVRNANDTTGYIASNRDGSRSLTKEACCNDIYHYAYLKASPPDTIPDIVKVDTPKVDTPDVVIVPPPVDTPDVVTVPVDTPDIVEVPVEVPPVSEPTPDVVQELDDLLPLSLYFHNDEPDSNVTVKFTNTPYEESYAYYTSLIEEYKREYSQQFGPERAAAEQGVVQQFFDDKVRGEYNRTQEFFDRLLEVLEKGAKLKLYIRGYTSPKAEKKYNIALANRRVSSLRNFMMGYKNGAFKKYVNQKDLIIKEAMLGESLVPKGVSDDHKDPANSIYSVAASQERKAEISVLVRQ comes from the coding sequence ATGGAAAATCGCTCAAATTTATTCGCATCCCTATCTTGTTTGACAGTTGTATGTTTATTACTATTACCCTTTGTTTCTCTACAAGCACAAAATCTAAAAGCGTATGAGAAAGCCGCAGATGATGCTTTTGCTAAGAAAGAATATTATAATGCAATGCATTATTATGATATTGTTTTGAGATCAAAAAAAACACCAGGTGTTTATTACAAATATGCAGAGGCTTGTCGATTGTCTTATGCCTATGATGTGGCAGAAGAAGCCTACAAAAAGGTAATTGATAGCAAGGATAAAAGCCGTTATCCAATGGTAGAGTATTACTATGGGGTAACACTCAAGCACAATGCAAAATACTCTGAGGCAAAACGGGCTTTTAAATACTTTTTAGATCGTTATAAAAAAGATAACTTTTATAAAGCTAAAGCAGAACAGGAAATGAAATCTTGTGACTTTGCCAAAAAGCTTGTTCAACAACCAATTCCTGAAAGTGAGTTGGAGTTTACGCATCTTAGTGAGCATGTTAATACCAAGTATTCTGATTTTGGAGCACACGAAATAGATAGCGTGTTGTATTATTCTTCGTTGCGATTTGATCGAAAAAGAGAAAAAGGTGAGAAGAAAGACAAGGATTTGAATAAGCCTCTCATTTCTAAAATACTGACTACACCTGATCACACAAAAGAGAAAGGAAAAGAACAAAAAGATTTAAACTTGCCTTCAGAACATTCTGCTAATTCAGCTTTGAGTCACGATGGCAACTACCTTTATTTTACGAGATGCTCTGGCAAACGTTCTGATAGTTTGCGTTGTGAAATTTATAGAAGTGAAAAATTAGCAGATGGAAAATGGTCTGCACCAGAACGGTTACCGAATCCAATTAATTCAAACAGTTCAACAACAACACATCCTAATTTGGCTTGGGATCAAACGACGCAATCCGAATGGCTGTATTTTTCTTCTGATAGAGCTGGTGGGCAAGGAGGAATGGATATTTGGCGGGTTGAGTTAAAAGATGATTTATCGAGTTCTGAACCTTATAATTTAGGCGCTGTGGTTAACTCTATAGATGCAGAAGTAACACCTTATTTTAGTACCAAAGAAAATCGCCTTTATTTTGCTTCTCGTTGGCATTTAGGTTTGGGTGGTTATGATATTTTTTCTAGTGATTATAACTCTAATAATGAGTGGTCAGTTCCTGTTAATCTTGGAATTCCTTATAATTCGGCAGCAAACGATTTGTACTATGTTCGCAATGCCAATGATACAACAGGATACATTGCCAGTAATCGAGATGGCTCACGCTCCTTAACAAAAGAAGCTTGTTGTAATGATATTTATCACTATGCTTATTTAAAAGCTTCTCCACCAGATACGATTCCTGATATTGTTAAAGTGGATACTCCAAAAGTAGATACACCAGATGTTGTGATTGTACCGCCTCCAGTAGATACACCAGATGTAGTCACTGTGCCTGTTGATACGCCTGATATTGTAGAAGTACCCGTTGAAGTTCCTCCTGTGTCAGAACCTACACCAGATGTGGTACAAGAATTGGATGACTTATTACCTCTGAGTTTGTATTTTCACAATGATGAACCAGACTCTAATGTTACAGTAAAATTTACCAATACTCCTTATGAAGAGAGTTATGCTTATTATACTAGTTTGATAGAGGAGTATAAAAGAGAGTATAGCCAGCAATTTGGTCCAGAGCGTGCCGCAGCGGAACAAGGAGTTGTACAGCAATTTTTTGATGATAAGGTTCGAGGCGAGTATAATCGTACGCAAGAATTCTTTGACCGCTTGTTAGAGGTGTTAGAAAAAGGAGCGAAGTTAAAGCTTTATATAAGGGGGTATACAAGCCCTAAAGCAGAAAAAAAATACAATATAGCATTGGCAAACCGTCGTGTTTCTAGTTTGCGAAATTTTATGATGGGTTATAAAAATGGTGCTTTTAAAAAATATGTTAACCAAAAGGATCTTATTATAAAAGAAGCTATGTTAGGAGAATCACTTGTACCTAAAGGAGTTAGTGATGATCATAAAGATCCTGCCAATTCTATTTATAGTGTAGCAGCGTCTCAAGAACGAAAAGCAGAAATCTCGGTATTGGTTCGGCAGTAA
- a CDS encoding PorP/SprF family type IX secretion system membrane protein — protein sequence MMKHIYLFILAILIGPSLSAQDIHWSQFEYAPLNLNAAHTGLFNGDYRLVGNYRSQWFDVPVSYRTVSLTFDAHLLPYQLENDVWGVGLTFNHDQAGDGQLSLLNVMLSTAYTKRITKHFFIGAGVQLGYNNRRYNLQKLTFNDQFNGDVYDPNLVSYDQTKFAGKTNINYFDINAGLNFRYQSSNRMWVNLGGGVFHLTRPNMSFLGVDGVLLPIRWNVMANASIQVSQRIDIMPSVIFQRQLNYQEIVYGASLRYHFNVNPGRETSGEIGIMHRWDDAIIARIGFAYQQWHVGLSYDINVSGFEAATRNNGGYELSVVYIWSKVPSLGSVKTCPIF from the coding sequence ATGATGAAGCACATTTATTTATTTATTTTGGCAATTCTCATCGGTCCATCTTTATCTGCACAAGATATTCATTGGTCTCAATTTGAGTATGCCCCGTTGAATCTTAATGCCGCACACACGGGTTTGTTTAATGGAGATTATCGTTTAGTGGGAAATTACAGAAGCCAATGGTTTGATGTGCCTGTAAGTTACCGAACAGTTTCTTTAACCTTTGATGCACATTTGTTGCCTTATCAATTGGAGAATGATGTATGGGGAGTTGGACTCACTTTTAACCACGATCAAGCAGGGGATGGACAATTGAGTTTGTTAAATGTCATGCTGTCAACCGCTTATACCAAACGAATTACAAAGCATTTTTTCATTGGTGCAGGGGTACAGTTAGGGTACAACAACCGTCGTTATAATCTACAAAAGCTAACATTCAACGATCAATTTAACGGCGATGTTTACGATCCTAATTTGGTTTCGTATGATCAAACTAAATTTGCAGGAAAAACAAACATCAACTATTTTGATATTAATGCGGGGTTAAACTTTCGATATCAATCTAGTAACCGAATGTGGGTAAACTTAGGTGGAGGCGTTTTTCACTTGACTCGACCCAATATGTCTTTCCTCGGAGTAGATGGCGTTTTATTGCCAATTCGTTGGAATGTTATGGCTAATGCTTCCATTCAGGTATCTCAGCGTATTGATATTATGCCAAGTGTTATTTTTCAACGCCAACTTAATTATCAAGAAATTGTATATGGAGCAAGTTTGCGTTATCACTTTAATGTAAATCCTGGACGAGAAACGTCAGGTGAAATAGGTATCATGCACCGTTGGGACGATGCGATCATTGCGCGAATTGGGTTTGCTTACCAGCAATGGCATGTCGGGCTAAGTTATGATATCAATGTATCAGGATTTGAAGCTGCTACTAGAAATAACGGTGGCTATGAATTATCTGTTGTATATATTTGGAGTAAAGTACCTTCATTGGGATCAGTCAAAACCTGTCCAATTTTTTAG